One Tenrec ecaudatus isolate mTenEca1 chromosome 12, mTenEca1.hap1, whole genome shotgun sequence DNA segment encodes these proteins:
- the LOC142422981 gene encoding olfactory receptor 2AE1-like: MWLRNHTSSLEDFILEGLFDDSLTHLFLFSLTMVVFFIAVSANTLTILLICADARLHTPMYFLLSQLSLMELIHVSTTIPKMATNYLSGKKSISFVGCATQHFLYLSVGGAECLLLALMSYDRYVAICHPLHYTVLMSRKLTLMMAVTSWLGASVHSLMHTVILMHYPFCEPRKISHFYCELPAVVKVVCGDITVYETTLYISTIVILLLPISLMSTSYAFIVYSVIQMRSAGSKRKAFANCSSHITVVFLSFGAAIYSYMRPRSLRTPLQDKVGSVIYSIITPTLNPLIYTLRNKDVAKALRKVLGRGPTTP; the protein is encoded by the coding sequence ATGTGGCTGAGGAATCACACTTCTTCCCTGGAAGACTTCATCCTTGAAGGGCTCTTTGATGACTCTCTCACCCACCTTTTCCTTTTCTCCTTGACGATGGTGGTTTTCTTCATTGCAGTGAGTGCCAACACCCTCACCATCCTCCTCATCTGTGCTGATGCTCGCCTTCATACACCGATGTACTTCTTGCTCAGCCAGCTGTCCCTCATGGAACTGATTCATGTCTCCACCACCATCCCCAAGATGGCGACCAACTACTTATCTGGCAAGAAGTCCATCTCCTTTGTGGGCTGTGCCACCCAGCACTTCCTTTATTTATCTGTGGGTGGTGCCGAGTGTCTCCTTCTGGCCctcatgtcctatgaccgctatgttgccATCTGTCATCCACTGCACTATACTGTTCTCATGAGCAGAAAGTTGACATTGATGATGGCTGTCACATCATGGTTAGGAGCATCTGTGCACTCCCTAATGCACACCGTGATTTTGATGCACTACCCTTTCTGTGAACCCCGGAAAATCTCCCATTTCTACTGTGAACTTCCAGCTGTTGTCAAGGTGGTATGTGGAGACATCACTGTTTATGAAACCACACTGTACATCAGCACCATTGTTATTCTTCTCTTACCCATCTCCCTGATGTCTACGTCCTATGCCTTTATCGTCTACAGTGTGATTCAGATGCGGTCAGCTGGGAGCAAGAGAAAGGCCTTTGCTAATTGTAGCTCTCACATCACTGTTGTTTTCCTCTCGTTTGGTGCTGCTATATACTCATATATGAGACCCAGGTCTCTGCGCACTCCATTGCAAGACAAGGTTGGCTCAGTGATCTACAGTATCATCACTCCCACACTGAATCCTCTGATTTACACTCTCCGGAATAAGGATGTAGCTAAGGCTCTGAGGAAAGTGTTGGGAAGGGGCCCTACCACCCCATGA
- the LOC142422982 gene encoding olfactory receptor 2AE1-like: MWLRNHTSSLEDFILEGLFDDSLTHLLLFSLTMVVFLIAVSANTLTILLICADTRLHTPMYFLLSQLSLMDLMHVCTTIPKMAINYLSGKKSISFVGCATQHFIYLSVGGAECLLLALMSYDRYVAICHPLHYTVLMSRRMALMMAVMSWLGASVHSLMHTVILMHYPFCEHPKISHFYCELPAVVKVICEDITVYETILYISTILILLFPISLVSTSYAFIVHSMIQMRSAGSKRNAFATCSSHLTVVFLWFGAAIYSYMRPRSLRTPLQDKVGSVLYSIITPTLNPLIYTLRNKDVAKALRKVLERGTTPP; encoded by the coding sequence atgTGGCTGAGGAATCACACTTCTTCCCTGGAAGACTTCATCCTTGAAGGGCTCTTTGATGACTCTCTCACCCATCTTCTCCTTTTCTCCTTGACGATGGTGGTTTTCCTCATTGCAGTGAGTGCCAACACCCTCACCATCCTCCTCATCTGTGCTGATACTCGCCTTCATACACCGATGTACTTCTTGCTCAGCCAGCTGTCCCTCATGGACCTGATGCATGTCTGCACTACCATCCCCAAGATGGCGATCAACTACTTATCTGGCAAGAAGTCCATCTCCTTTGTGGGCTGTGCCACCCAGCACTTCATCTATTTATCTGTGGGTGGTGCCGAGTGTCTCCTTCTGGCCctcatgtcctatgaccgctatgttgccATCTGTCATCCACTACACTATACTGTTCTCATGAGCAGAAGGATGGCATTGATGATGGCTGTCATGTCATGGTTAGGAGCATCTGTGCACTCCCTAATGCACACCGTGATTTTGATGCACTACCCTTTCTGTGAACACCCCAAAATCTCCCATTTCTACTGTGAACTTCCAGCTGTTGTGAAGGTGATATGTGAAGACATCACTGTTTATGAAACCATACTGTACATCAGCACCATCCTTATTCTCCTCTTTCCCATCTCCCTGGTCTCTACGTCCTATGCCTTCATCGTCCACAGTATGATTCAGATGCGGTCAGCTGGGAGCAAGAGAAATGCCTTTGCTACTTGTAGCTCTCACCTCACTGTTGTTTTCCTCTGGTTTGGTGCTGCTATATACTCATATATGAGACCTAGGTCTCTGCGCACTCCTTTGCAAGACAAGGTTGGCTCAGTGTTATACAGCATCATCACTCCCACACTGAATCCTCTGATTTACACTCTCCGGAATAAGGATGTAGCTAAGGCCCTGAGGAAAGTTCTGGAGAGGGGCACTACCCCCCCATGA